In the genome of bacterium, the window GAGCTGGACGGCACGACGCGCCCGCGCGAGGACCTGCGCGATTTGGCCCCGCTCCCCGCGCCGCGTCGCCGCCGGGAGGCCGCCGACTGCACGCGACAGGGACTTTCGGGCTACCTGAAAGGACCGCGACCTCAGTCGTCCCACGAAAGCTGCGTGGCCGCCTTGCATCCGGCGCAAGCGCACGCGGCGGCGCAGTCGTCGTAGAAGCCGTCGTCGTCGAAGTGATGGCACGCGACGAGCGCGAAGGTCGAGCCGCCGCACCCGCAGGCGAACGGCGTCCAAGGCTCCTCTGGATCAGGCTGCGGCGGCGGGTACCGGCAGGGAAGATGCTGCTCGCCCTCCGCGCCGCAGGCGACGCACGTGAGCCTCACCCGGTTGACTTGGTTGCGCCGCTCGCCGAGGCGCGTCCGGGGCGGCAGCGCCAGATGGAAGATCCGGCCGCCGCAGGCCTTGCATGTCGCCGGATAAGGGACGTAGGCGTCCCCCGGGTATTCGTCCGCGCCGAGATAGCGCCGGACCTCTGTTGCCGCGGCCGCGACCGGGTCGTTCGCGGCCGTCGCTTCGCGCAGATCCAGCGCGGCCGTCACGGCCTGGAAAAGACCGACACCGGCGCCCTGAAGCAGGCGCTCGGGGCGGGACGACGGGGAACGCCGCGACTCATCCTCGGTGGCGTCGTGCCACGTCGCGGCGATTTGCGTCAGTGCAAGTCCCAGAGCGTCGGTTCTCCCTCGCCCCGCCTCCGTCCGGGCGCGGGCCAGGAGGTCCGTGATCCGCCGGCACAGCCCCTCGATGCGGGCGCGCTGGTCATCGTCGAAAGGGTCGAGCGGGAGCCGCTTTCTCGTCCATGCCACCTCGGAAGCGATGGCCGAAAAGCACTCGTCGAGACTCAGAAACATGGCCGTCCCCCCTCGGCCGAGTATAGGGGGCATCTGGAGCGGGACGTCATCCCGCGGCGCCGAAAAGGCGCGACGGCGACGTGGCCGAGGGCGCGGCGCGCCGGGCCATGTCGGTTGCCGGCAGTGATGGGGAAGTGGTGCCCGGGGACGGAATTGAACCATCGACACCGTGATTTTCAGTCACGTGCTCTACCAACTGAGCTACCCGGGCACTCCGTTGGACCGGGAGACTTTAGCCACCGCGGGGGAAACCGTCAAGTCGCGCGTGCCGCGCAGGTCGGCGCCTCGGCGGGAGCGGCGCGGTCAGCGGGCCTTGGCGATGACGAGGCTCACGTCGTCCTCGAAGGGGACGCCGGCGGCGTGCCGCGAGAGGGCGGCGAGGATCGCGTCGCGCAGCGCCTCGGGGGAGTCGCCGCGGTGGGCGGCGACGAGCTCGGCGAGCCGCGCCTCGCCGAACGGCTCGTCCGCGGCGTCGGCCGCGTCGGTCGCGCCGTCGGTGGAGACGACGAGCGCGTCCCCCGGCAGCAGCTCGATCGACTCCGATTCGTAGGTCTGTCCGGGGAGGACGCCGACGACCATCCCGCCGGTCGTCAGGCGGCGGATCTCGCCCCGCTGCCCGGCGACGAGCGGCGGATTGTGGCCGGCGTTGACGTAGACCAGCCGCCGCGAGGCGTCGTCGTAGACGCCGTAGAAGAGGGTCGCGAACTTGTTCGCCGCGGTCGAGGCGCAGAGCTGGTCGTTGACGTCGGAGACGAGCGCGGCGACGTCCGAGCCCCACTGCGCGGCGTGGCTGCGCAGCGCGGCCTGCAGCGAGGCCATCAGCAGCGCGGCCGAGATCCCCTTGCCGGAGAGGTCGGCCAGGGCCAGCGCCATCCGCCGCCCGCCGAGGTCGATGAAGTCGAAGTAGTCGCCGCCGAGGATCCGCGCCGGCCGCGAGACGCCGATGTAGTCGAGCGTCGCCAGCTCCGGGCCGCGCTGCGGGAACAGCGCCTCCTGGACCTCCTGCGCGATCTCCAGCTCGCGGCGCACGCGCTCGCGGTCGGCCGCCTGGCCGATCAGCTGCGCGTAGTCGAGCGCGATCGCCGCCTGCCCGGCGACCGAGAGGAGCAGCAGCCGGTCCTCGCGCGTGTACGGCTCCTCGGAGAGCTTGCCGCCGAGGACGATGCAGCCGACGATCCGCCGCCGCGTGGCCAGCGGCACGACGAGCCGCGCCTCGAACGGGTCGAACGCCCCGCCGGCGTCGAGGCAGGGGCCGGCGGCGCGCAGGACGTGCGGCGGCGCGGGCAGCCGGTCCCAGGTCGTCTCCAGCGAGGGGACGACGTCG includes:
- a CDS encoding PP2C family protein-serine/threonine phosphatase, whose amino-acid sequence is IDRAFFRDAYDARRILSELADAVRQRAAEPRRLLGFVADELHAALHPSGVTIFLRRDEAGWLVPAARAAAEDGGNDFCCALYAAAPNGARGGGLAPDGQALCRTAPALAALVQGIDPEAPTTIDVVPSLETTWDRLPAPPHVLRAAGPCLDAGGAFDPFEARLVVPLATRRRIVGCIVLGGKLSEEPYTREDRLLLLSVAGQAAIALDYAQLIGQAADRERVRRELEIAQEVQEALFPQRGPELATLDYIGVSRPARILGGDYFDFIDLGGRRMALALADLSGKGISAALLMASLQAALRSHAAQWGSDVAALVSDVNDQLCASTAANKFATLFYGVYDDASRRLVYVNAGHNPPLVAGQRGEIRRLTTGGMVVGVLPGQTYESESIELLPGDALVVSTDGATDAADAADEPFGEARLAELVAAHRGDSPEALRDAILAALSRHAAGVPFEDDVSLVIAKAR